TTAAACAGTTgcactactttatttttattttttcaaatttttatttaaattctagttaacatatagtgtaatatttgtttcaggagtagaatttagtgattcatcatttacatataacacaccgtgctcatcatagcaagtgccctccttaatacccatcacccatttagcccatcccccacccacctccctccatcaaccctcagtttgttctctgtgactaagggtctcttatggtttcttgccctctctctttctctcttttccccccttcccatatcttcatctgttctgtttcttaaattccacatataagtgaaatcatatggtatttgtcttactctgactgacttattctgcttagcagagtacactctagctccatccatgtcattgcaaaggcaagatttcatttttttttgatgactaagtaatattccattgtatatatataccacctcttatttatccactcatcggttgatggacatttgagctctctccatagtttggctatggttgataaagctgttataaacatcggggtgcatgaaCCCCTCCGAAtctctatttttctatcctttgggtaaatacttagtagtgcaattgctgggttttgggtagttctatttttaactttttgaggaacctccgtactattttccagagtggctgcaccagtttgcattcccaccaacagtgcaagagtgttccccttcctctgcatcctcaccaacacctgttgtttcctgtgttgttgattttagccattctaactggtgtgaggtggtatctcattatgattttggtttgtatttccctgatgatgagtgatgttgatgtGTCTGTTatccatctatatgtcttctttggaaaaaatgtctattcatgtcttctgcccatttcttaaatgggttatttcttttttggatgtAGATATGctactttatatttatatctattttttattttttttaaaagattttatttatttgagagagagaatgagagagatagagctcatgagaggtggggagggacaaagggagaagcagactcccagctaagcagggagcccgatgcgggactcgatcctgggactccaggatcatgacctgagccgaagacagtcgcttaaccaactgagccacccaggcgccctatatctattttttttaaaaagatttatttatttatttatttatttatttatttatttatttgagagagagataaagagagagtgcgtgcagggggaggggctgagggagagggtgagagaaactcagattccaagctgagtgcagagcctgacatggggctttatctcatgaccctgagatcatgacctgagccgaaactaagagttggaggcttaaccgactgcaccacccaagcgcccctctatctttttaaaagtatcacttgtaaaaatgtcttaaagtcagatattaatttttttttgtctcaggTTTTTCCTCTTCACATGAAATAGTTCCACTTCAGTTAGCCTTtggaataaatgtattttccaaattttcaattATATTAGTTCTTACGTTAGTTGTTGTTTGAACCCTCTCCAAAGTCTTTCTTTCCGAAAAACATGTGGAGAGCTAAAGaggtgtgaagaaaaaaaaatccctcaggaTGTTATAAACTACTACcctcaaataatttcctttttcatctcaTTTCCTATACTATAATTTTGCACATTGTTTTTGAATGTGACTTTCTTTTGTAATAAACGTTATAGATTTGACAGTCATCCTTAACTccataagttctttgtatatttggagattaaacacTACATGTGTGACTTTGCAATTTAATAATTGTTCAAAAGTTTTTCCTATTATGCTATTTATGATATGGAGAAAATATTAGTATTCAGTTGAAACATATGTAAAATCAAATCATTTTCTAacctaaaaaaaaagtgggcaatTTAATTTGGTTTAACTTAACATATTCAAAGACAATCCTacttaataagaaaatgaaattatatttaaaattaatattatatatgaatGTACTACCTGCATTAGTATATACAAATTATAATCTGTTATTCTATTGTACACTAAATGGATTGcacactaaattaaaaaatacactatacgatttttttcaacaaatttttattgaatgcctatgATGTGCTTGACCCTCGTGTCATTGATCTAGGAATTTGATATATATCAGTAAACAAGATGGAAACACAAAAAATTCTTTATGGTGTTGAGggtggtaagtgctatggaaaaaaattgcttagtataagtgagatcatgaaTACTGACAGAGCATGTTGCTACTTTAAATAGAGTTATCTTGTAACAGTCTGATTGGAAAGTGTTATTTGAATAAATACTTGAAGGTAGTAGGGAGGTAGTTGGTTGCATATCATGtgagagtgttccaggcagagacaTTTTGGAGAACATTTCAGAGACGATAAGGTAGAAGAATACTTGCAGTACTGAAAGAACATCACAGAGGCCACCAGACAGAAAGAactggaggaaggaagaatggtaggagatgaggtcagtATGGTAGTATGGGGCAGGGTTGTATTATGTAGGGCATTTTCAACCACTTAAGGACCTTGGCTTTTACTTTGAATAAGTTGAGGATCCGCTGGGCCCTTCTGAAGATTTACTTACTGTTTAAAATAATCCCTTTGGCTAATGTGTTGACAATAAATCTGACTGGGAACAAGAAGGAGATGGTGAGACCTGACCAGAGGCTCTTACAGTAACCCAGGTTGGTATCTGTTGCTGTGATATACAGTggttatatttagaatatattttgaagaatattcAGTAAGATTTGCTGATGGTTTGTATGTggtatttgaagaaaagaaaggacccaaGAGTAATCCCAaggttttggcctgagcaactggaaagTATGATCAGTGGATATGAGAAAGATCCTAGGAAAAGCAGATCTGGGGGAGGGTGAAGATCAGAAGTTCAGCTTTGAACATCTTAATATACTTATTAACAGTCAATTGGTGACACTGAATAAGTCTCTATCTCTCTTGGAGTAAAAGTTATCACCATGCCTTGAAAGGCAGCATTTTACATGATACACTATTTTCCCACCCCAATACCCATGAGAACTCATCTCttattttcccccttccctcactcTGCTTTAGCTATGCTGGTCTCTTTGTTGTTCCTCAAACATGTAGGCACATAATCTGTCCCAGTGCCTTTGCATTTCTGTTGCATCTGACTGTAATACTCCTTTCTTAGCTATCCACATAACtcgttccctctcttccttcaggTCCCTGGATGATGCTGGCTTATCAGAGAAGCACTCCCTGACCATCCTATATAAACTAGTACTCCCTCTCTCTTGCACTCCCTAACACTCTTGCATTGCTTTATCTTTCTCCAAAGCACACAAAACATCTGGCACAgtgtatatttatttcttcacttgTGTACTTTCAGTTTCCCTCATTAGAATATGAACTCCAAATGCTAACCATGGAAGTGCACTGACTGGATTTCTCTTTCAGCTGCAAGGACTGCTATTCGCCAACGTGCTCCATCCTCAGTGCCTTAGGAGTCACTGCAACATTCAAGGTGAGGCTATACTCTTTCTGGTTAGCCTCAGCACAAAAGGAACTAGAGCCTGGCCATTTCTACCTAGTATGGGACTTCCTAATAGATGATATTTGCTTCAGAATTCCCTCTTATGTTTGCTGAGCTTTTTTTCAGCTCTGCATCATAGTTTGAGGTTCtttctgtgttgttttcattcctcctcttccccccacccccgcccctatGTCATGTAAGTATTATGGCCTCAAGCTCTTGCCAGCTCAATTCTGTTTCTCCCCCTTTATCTCTCACAGGAATTACCTGTGGGTAATCAAGGGGAGTTATCCCTCCCAAGAAACtccaaaacaacaataaaaaccccaccattaaaaaaaccccacaaacccCCCCACCATTTtgcaatagtaataataataaatgttattgaatacttactacaTATTAAATGCTgtgcatatattatttcatttaatacaaCAGCCTTATGCAGAAGATTCTCTTatttcccattttccaaatgagtCTCAAGAAGGTTGAGTTCACGAATGTGTAAATGCTCATGTTAGGATTCAAACATAAGTCAGAAACCAGGGATTTGATTACCAAGTTACAATGCTTCCCACTAACTCATGTCTTTATCTTTCTGATatcagcacctagcacagagtTGAACACAATATTTCTTCAGTAACTTTCACTCTGTGGAATTACATGTTCAATTTTATTTGCATTGAgtttggaagctttttatcactttttttcttcaatgaaGAATATTGTGTTGGGTTCACtagatattttcattaaataactTTCTTTAAGTAAGGATACCAGGGGTatcatttagatttatttctgtCCCATATTATCTCTTCTAAATTTAAGTGATTTACTTAAGCTTAAAAATGCTGGCTGTTTCAAAACTAACAAAGTGAGACTTTGAAGTGAAATGGTTCCTAaccattttcctgcttcttgactCACCAGCCTTCCTTGGGCAGGGTTTTCTGGTTATCCTGCCACTGTCTTTAGCCTCTTTGTGGCTTCTTATAGCTATCATTTGAGGATTATAGAATCTCCATATTGGTTAGTATCATGGATGGAGAAAACCATCATCATGGTGGAAGCCATTACTGTCATTATCTCTGTGGGTCCTGAAGGATGATGACCCTCCAGAGCACTCTATGGCAAgagaaaattctgatttttattttttttatttttattttttttaaagattttatttatttatttgagagagagagaatgagagagagcacatgagaggggggagggtcagagggagaagcagactccctgccgagcagggagcccaatgcgggactcgatccagggactccaggatcatgacctgagccgaaggcagtcgcttaaccaactgagccacccaggcgcccgaaaattctgatttttaaaacaaattccctTTCATCCCAACCAAGTGGCATTAATATCATATCAGTCATCTTATTTGGCAAAGTGGTTTGTTACACACTTTTGTTATCCTCTTTCTAGATCTCTTTCAATACATTCCCTCAGGATTTCACATATTTCTCAGATCCAAATTTGAGCCTTTCCCACTTTTGTCTTTTAGGGCCACAGTGGCTCACCCACATACTAGTATTAAGttaaaggacttttaaaaatgactagTGGCCATATCTATAGATCTATTCTCAAGTCTCCTCACACTTTATCTCACAAATGTATGCAGTCCCAGTTTATCTCTCTATTTCTCCAGGCTTTAAAATTTAGTCTCTGTTACCCCTACCTGGATTTATGATATTGCACTATGGTTTGATCTGTTATTCTTCTCCATGGCCAGTTGACTTTGAAGTGGCTCTTGGGATCATTATCTCCAGATTGGTTATCTTCAGTTGGAATCCACCAGGAAGTGAATGATAAACTTCTTTCAAGTCATTACAAGGTACAGTTATAATAGGGTAGACAACTGAAGATAGCAGGGAAGATCAGATACTAAATTGTTAAgatgctagagaaaaaaaattatcaagtactttttaaagtttctgacaatttatctgtaaaaagggaaaaaaaaaagatttgcatgatttgttttgttctaaCTGTAGCTCACAGTGTGGTAACTCTGACCTTGTTTGGATATCAGGTTTGAACTTGGCATGCTATGGAAAGTATATGGAAAATGTGAGCTGGTGAGTGTTGCCTTGGAATAAAGTAAACAACATTGCGAGCAATACCACATGTTGTTAGTCACTGTCAATTCTCTTTGTCTCATCTGAGAAGAAatatgccacacacacacacacacacacacacacacacaatattataaTGGTTGGTCCTCTAAGGCCTTAGACTTTTTCAGGGTTCCATATTGTGCCTTTTTCTTTCTACCCATTTTGCTCTCGTCTTCTTgccatatttttattcattgactCTCAGATCTCGTAATTAATATCCCTTTCCGTTAGGCCATGGATTCTATATGACTGTTATCATGATATTAAAATCAAAAAGGGTGGCCCACTTTTAAATTTTGTAGGTCCCAATCCCACTGCGGCTCGCTCGCCCTGGAGCAGCACGGCCCGGACGCCCGCGCATGCCCGCTTCCTTGCTCTGGTCTTGGCGCCGCTGGCCTAGCAGAGCACGCGCCGGCGGGAAGAGCTCCTCGTCCACCCGGAAGGCGCGGCTCACACTGGGCAGGTAAGCCAGGCTGAGGTAGACTGGGAGCTGGGCGGGGCTGCCGACCCACCGGGGCCTCGAGTGGCCGTTTTGGGACTGAGGACTTTCTGGACAGGAGCGCCCAACCTCCCTAGGCGCGGGGCTTGCTTCGGCCGCAGACTGGTCGACTCGCTCGGTACGCACCGGCCAGCGCCTTGATTTTGGCAGTGGTCAACGGGTGCTTTGGGGGCGGAAGTGCTAGGGTCGAGGCGGGATAGGGACTTCCGGTTATAGCCGAGGGTTTCTAGTGGTCAGGCCTGCTCCAGTGGCGGCGGCGACAGCACCGCGACCTCGGGGTCCACCATGCAAATGATGGGCGGGGTGGGCAGACGGGGGCGGGACTTGAGGCGTCGTCAGCGGGTCGCGGCGGGGGACTCCAAAGGCCTCCGTGTGGTCGGCGGAGTCCGCGGAGCCgggggcagcaggcagggggCCCGAGTGGGATAGGGTGGACAGGGACTCGCTCACGAACGGGGGCGGCGCCTCCTAGGCTCTTAGGCGCCTCCGGGGACTAGGCGATGGAGCGTCCAGGGGACGCAGGTGCTGGCGCCACGGGCACGGCCTTGAGGTGCTGAAACTCGCTGGGCGAAAGCGGGCTCAGGTCTGTGTTGGCGCTGGCGGAGCGCTGCGCGGGCCTGGGGCGGCGCAGCAGGAGGATCAGCTGGCCTTAGGCGTGATggtgggcggcggcggcggcagcaccTGCTGGATGGAGTCGGACAGGGGCTGGTCCATCTCGGTGGAATGTGGGGAGCCCACCTCGGCGAGCAGTGAGGGAGTGGTCACCGTATAATACAATACTTGGAACACTTACTATATATTGTGCACCTGCTGTTTACCAATTATCTGTGTTCCTTCTCATCCAAAGTATGCGTACTTTGCAGCTTAAGTATTTCTCTTAGTATGTCTCAGTCCAGACCAAGACATTTTCTGGCATATAAATAATCAGTTTTACTTTTCATCATGAATACCCAGAGGGAGCAGCTCTTTTTCTGATAGTATATGGCTATGAATAATACCCGAGTAAAGCAGGGGATTATTTTACCTTAGTAAAATATTGGTCTGGAATGTTCCATTTTAGGGTTCTCGTTCTCCAACAAGAGAAAGTTGATTTCGATGAATATTGGAATCATTGTGgaatgaagttttaaatttatatcttaaaatatgcCATATTCAgaatcttaatttatttaaagttatgAAAAATTAAAGTTTGTAGGGTGCTACTGGAGTCCTGAAGGAATCAACTGAGACTTTTTGTAGTAACAGTAATTACAAAGAAAACACTAGCATTTAGAAAGACCACAAGGCCTCTCTCTAGTCTCCATCTTACTTCACAAGGAGAAGTAGTTTCTGGTGCAGATTCCAGGACATTTTATTGGATGACAGTCCTAGTGGATACAGCTTGCATAGGTGGAGCTTCTGCTCACctgggtattttcttttttttaactgctctTCATTACATTGTGTGGAAGTTATGAAAGTGCTGGAGCATTCCCATGTCACCCTGCCTCTGATTTCCCTCTCCTATCTGACTCTCCAGATCTTATTTTTCCTCTGAGACTGGGGATGTGTACTTTAGACAGGCCTTAAACagatcagaaaaatacaaagtttgTTTTGCATTTAGGATGATGATTCTCACTTGATCTATACACCACCTATCTCAGAATGACCTGCTAGCTAAAAGACAGATTTCTGGACCTACCCTTGAGTTATGGAATCACAATATCTGATGGTAGACAGAGGTTGCCCTATCCAGTGTATTGTTATGTATGCTGAAGATTTTGGTTCATGGGTTAAGCCTTACAGTGATTCTCAATCCTGTCTGCATCTCAGAATTGCTGTGAATTGAAAGCTATTGATAGTGTGATAATATCCCAGAAAAATTAAATCAGCACTTGAAGTGAATTCCCCAGATGACTCTAATGCACTTACAGTTGAATTCGTGGATTAGGAAAGCAATATTGCCTAATTAGTGAAATCTTACTttgattttactttctttctgaCCTCATATTATGTGGGTTTAATCAAAGTTAGATTCCTAATAAAATCAGTTCAGTCAACAAGAAGAAAGATGAGATGCATTTAGAATCCATAATAACACAACTGGAATATTTGTGTTGAGCTATTAGCCTATGAAACTTGTTTTATGTAAGttgtacaaataaaaaatgtgatcATCTTAAAGTCAAGTTAGATAAATTTTGTACTAAAAAATGGAATAGGTCTTTTAATagtaataacagctaacatttgtttaatatttctaatttttttaattgaagtatagttgaaatacaatgttacattagtttcaggtatacaacatagctCTTTGACAGTTCTCTACATTAAACtatgctcaccatggtaagtgtccttaccatctgtcactatatgacattaattacaatattattgactatattccttacaTTGTACTTTTCATccatgtgacttattttataactggaaggttgtacctcttaatccccttcacctattttgcccatccccccaacactttccctctggcaaccatcagtttgttcttgtACTTAcgattctgtttctgttttgttttttagattccacatgtaagaaaTCATATGCTATCTTTGTCTgctttatttcactgagcataataccctctaggttcattgtattgtcacaaatggcaagatctcattcttttttatgcctgagtaatattttattgtatttaccacatcttctttatccattcatctgtctatgaaCATCAAAGATTCCCTGAGTTTTGTAAGATAATGGTTAAAGTATCacttaaatcaaaaagaaaaattctttacatccatctatccaccttGCAAGTGTTGGAAATCTGATGCTTAAAGGCCTGGTTACCACAACTGATGCTGGGTGTTTTCTTTCACCCTTATATTGCCAAGACATAATCAATACTCAGATTCATGTGCTATGTTTGTGTATCAGGTCATCTTCTAAATGACTTCCTGGAGTTTTTGTATATCAGGCCATCTCCTAAATGACTTCCTGAGGAATGGTgaatcatttcttccttttttttttttttttaagatttatttatttatttgagaaagagagagagcatgcacaagcaggggaagtggcagaggaaagcaggctccaccctgagtagggagcccaacccggggcttgagcccaggaccctgggatcatgacctgagtggaagacagacacttaactgactgagccacccaggagtccctggtgAATCATTTCTTAATGGAATCTGGTTTCAGTCATCATACACACACAGTGTACTGAAGGATGTATATTCACCTATATAGTTACTGAATtgtcatttataaattttaagtctgtggtgataataattttattgaaCTTGAGCATTTGTCTCATTGATGTGATGTAAccttttggttttgaaaacaaTAATCATAATTTAGGCTGCAGGGAAAAATCGGTAGTCATTTCATAATGCAATTTTTGATTCAAATAGTCAAAACCAAATCTCAAATTTTAGCACGCAATATATTTTCTTCCCTACAGAGCTCAATTTCCTAAGAATATTTTCCATAAAGCGAAATGGAAATGCATCAGTCTATTATCATTTTGCCTTCATTGATAAATAATGATAGTTATGAAGatgttaatttgttttatttgactGTTAATCAGTTTGTTGTCATTAATCTGTTCAATGCTTAAACAGGCTAGGGTATAAATCTATAGATGGATAGGATTTTTATAGTTAAGATACTAAACTTAATCAGAATTATGTGGTTTGAAATAATGCTAAATGTAGTCAGAAATGATTTGCATAATATAGAAAGTATTACAAAGTGGTATAGTAaagatacttaaaatatatacaacattt
This genomic window from Halichoerus grypus chromosome 12, mHalGry1.hap1.1, whole genome shotgun sequence contains:
- the LOC118548991 gene encoding uncharacterized protein LOC118548991; this encodes MINFFQVITRSQSHCGSLALEQHGPDARACPLPCSGLGAAGLAEHAPAGRAPRPPGRRGSHWADGGFARTRKLVLRSCFRDSSRLLLLPEGGVVISLLPFGGELLKGNITNLPN